The Malus sylvestris chromosome 12, drMalSylv7.2, whole genome shotgun sequence genome contains a region encoding:
- the LOC126594093 gene encoding S-adenosylmethionine synthase 2-like, whose product MEDTFLFTSESVNEGHPDKLCDQISDAVLDACLEQDPDSKVACETCTKTNMVMVFGEITTKAKVDYEKIVRDTCRTIGFVSDNVGLDADNCKVLVNIEQQSPDIAQGVHGHLTKRPEEIGAGDQGHMFGYATDETPELMPLSHVLATKLGARLTEVRKNGTLPWLRPDGKTQVTVEYYNDHGAMVPIRVHTVLISTQHDETVTNDEIAADLKEHVIKPVVPEKYLDEKTIFHLNPSGRFVIGGPHGDAGLTGRKIIIDTYGGWGAHGGGAFSGKDPTKVDRSGAYIVRQAAKSIVANGLARRCIVQVSYAIGVPEPLSVFVDSYGTGKIPDKEILKLVKENFDFRPGMIAINLDLKRGRYLKTAAYGHFGRDDPDFSWEVVKPLKWEKPQE is encoded by the coding sequence ATGGAAGACACCTTCCTGTTTACTTCGGAGTCCGTGAACGAGGGACACCCCGATAAACTCTGTGATCAGATTTCTGATGCGGTTCTCGACGCCTGCCTCGAACAAGACCCCGACAGCAAAGTTGCCTGCGAGACTTGCACCAAGACGAACATGGTCATGGTCTTCGGAGAGATTACAACCAAAGCCAAAGTGGACTACGAGAAGATTGTGCGCGATACCTGCCGTACAATTGGATTTGTTTCAGACAATGTTGGTCTTGATGCTGACAACTGCAAGGTCTTGGTTAACATCGAGCAACAGAGCCCTGATATCGCGCAGGGCGTCCATGGCCACTTGACCAAGCGGCCTGAGGAGATTGGTGCGGGTGACCAGGGTCACATGTTTGGTTATGCAACTGATGAGACCCCTGAGCTTATGCCTCTGAGCCATGTTCTTGCCACCAAGCTTGGTGCCCGTCTCACTGAAGTTCGCAAGAATGGAACCTTGCCGTGGCTGAGACCCGATGGCAAGACGCAAGTCACTGTTGAATACTACAATGACCATGGCGCTATGGTTCCAATCCGTGTCCACACGGTTCTCATTTCAACTCAGCATGACGAAACTGTTACCAACGACGAGATTGCTGCTGACCTCAAAGAGCATGTTATCAAGCCTGTTGTTCCTGAGAAGTACCTAGACGAGAAGACTATTTTCCATCTTAACCCATCAGGTCGATTTGTCATTGGTGGACCTCACGGTGATGCTGGCCTCACTGGCCGAAAGATCATCATTGACACCTACGGTGGTTGGGGAGCTCATGGTGGTGGTGCCTTCTCCGGCAAGGACCCTACCAAGGTAGACAGGAGTGGTGCCTACATTGTTAGGCAGGCTGCTAAGAGCATTGTCGCCAATGGCCTTGCCCGCAGGTGCATAGTGCAGGTCTCGTATGCCATTGGTGTTCCCGAGCCACTATCAGTGTTCGTTGACAGTTATGGCACCGGAAAGATTCCTGACAAGGAGATTCTTAAACTAGTAAAGGAGAACTTTGATTTCAGGCCTGGGATGATTGCGATTAACCTCGATCTCAAGCGGGGCAGGTACTTGAAAACGGCTGCGTATGGACACTTCGGTAGGGATGACCCTGACTTCTCATGGGAAGTGGTGAAGCCATTGAAGTGGGAAAAGCCCCAAGAGTAG